DNA from Quercus lobata isolate SW786 chromosome 1, ValleyOak3.0 Primary Assembly, whole genome shotgun sequence:
AGCAACATGATGGGCACGTCCTCTTTCCATGAATTGAAAAAGCaagcttctttctttttcaaggagaagatcaAGACTGCTAGATTAGCTCTCACAGATGTCACAACCGCACAGTTGTAAGTTTATTATCAGTTACACAATTTTGTCATGTGGACTTGGTTTTATGGTTTGACTATTTGATGTTGGAACTAGttatttgttttggattttttttttttttttttttgatgggatttgtttgttttggtttctgATATGGGTGTCTTTCTAGTTTCTAATGATGCTTTTGATGATTAATTTGCAGGATGACAGAAGAAGCTACAAGTGGAAATCCATGGGCGCCAGACATGCCTACCTTGGGATCAATTTCAAAGGCTGCTTTTGAACTAGAAGATTATACAAGAATTGTAGAAATTCTGCACAAAAGGTTcagggttttttgtttttgtcttccTTTTTTGCCAATTTGATATGCAACAATGATGTGGATTGGTGACTTTACAATTATGCATCAGATTCCTGAAGTTTGAAAGAAAGAATTGGAGGGTCTCTTATAATTCCCTGATTGTACTTGAGCATTTGTTGACACAAGGGCCAGAGAGTGTTGCAGGAGAGTTTCGAAGTGACAAAGATGTTATAAGTGAAATGGAAAGCTTTCAGTATATAGATGAGAAAGGGTTTGTAATTCTAGCTTAGTTTTTCGACCTGTCTTTGCTTTTATGTTAGCACTGTATATAGTTGTAATAAGATCTAAATACTTGTATATGCAGATTTAATTGGGGCCTCACTGCTAGAAAAAAAGCTGAAAGAATATTGAAGCTGCTTGAGAAAGGCCCTCTTCTCAAAGAAGAAAGAGACCGAGCTCGGAAGCTAACAAGAGGGATTCAAGGTTTTGGGAGCTTTAGCCATCGGCCATCTTCAGCAGAAAGTGTTCTAAGAGAATCACCATCTTTCACAACATTTGGAAGGTCTAATTCTCAGTTCAACAGTCAAGGAAATCAGGAAAACCAgttttcaaactcaaaaaaagGGTTGTGCAAAGAAGTTCAAAGACCACAGCAAAGCCATCAGGTTGAAATAATGCTTGAGTCAAACTCAAACAAAGGGTTGTGCAAAGAAGTTCAAAGATCACAGCAAAGCCATCAGGTTGAAATAATGCTTGAGTCTAGTAACAACATTGAGAATGAGAAATCTTTGGACGGTTTGTGCAACACCAAGGTGCTTGAGAAGGCTGAAACTCAGACTAGTTTCAAAGAAAATACGGCTCCTGACAAGGAAGAGTTGCACATATGGAACCCCACAGGGGAGTCTAACCCACTTCTGGATGATAAGAAAAATGAATCCAGGATTGAGATGTCCATGGAAGAAGATCATCCCTTCAATGAGACTCAGAATCAAACCACAGCCTCACTGCTTTTGAAGATTTGATTGAAATATTGTTCTAATCTATAATCAGTTAACTAGCTGGCCTTTGGCTGTTCTGGTTATTGTGTATTTGAGTACTATATTTGGGGCAAGGCTTTCATCCAATGCATTGTTGATGGACAGGATACGAGACTGACATGTAGGAAATTTTGGGCATGAGTTGGATTCATGTCGCATCAAGTACTTCAATGCAATGGACACAAGCGAAACCCCTATATTTGTACTCTACAGTCTATAGTAATATTTAAGGAATGTTAAAATTCTATTGTGCTTGGTAAAGTGAAAAAAAGACAATGTTATTAAGCTCTTTGGAACACTCATCAAGCTATTTTGATAAGAGCCTTTTCTCCTTCCTTTCAAATGATAGGATTTTTAGCCATGATGTTTAATTTGTGATGGTTTGACtcttacaaaaaaagaaacaatgttATTAAGCTCTTTGGAACACTCATCAAGCTATTTTGATAAGAGTAAGTCTTTTCTCCTTCCTTTCAAATGATAGGATTTCTAGCCATGATGTTTAATTTGTGATGGTTTGACTACTATAATAAAGTccatataagaaatttattagAAATCCCAATGGCATTTTTTATTAGGGTGGTTATTTATTTGCTCCCTTGTATATCTTGTTGCATCAGTAAAGAAtaacaccaccaccaacaacaaccaagctTTAATCTTAACATTTTAAGATTTGTTACATCTTAACATTTCAAGTTTGTTTTGTAAATTAATACAACTTAAAAATCCATTTCATAATGCCTTTAATTCAAAATGGGCAATCTAAATGAAATACTAGCTATCGAATGACACAAATTTGTTTGAAACTTCCTATTAGGATATTACCGTAGTCTCATCACCTCACTCCTCTCCCcaaatattgttaaaaatgcATTTATGAATCCAATATTGGCCTAGGATTGAAAGTTAACTTTCAATTTCAGCCCTTGGttcaaaaaaagtgaaaaaaaaaaaaaagaaggttaaaCTTTTCCAATCCAAAGGCTCTCAGCCAAATCTTAATTCCTATTTCACGGGACTATTGATTATTTATTCATAATATTAATCTCATTACATGACCTAATTAATTCAATGAAACACTCAAGtcatattattttcattatttaactCTTCGACAAAACGAAAAACTAGTATGACTCCTCATATACACGAAGGAGTTCCATCACTTTTGTTAtgccttcatttttttttttttaatttcaacgtTCTCCTTCAAGTACTACtgtatttgaaaattatatcaACTAATATGTATAAGTCACTTCAAAAATGAGCTGTTTcatacatttttgtttttgagtttaAATATTGGCCAATTAAAAGATTAACAAAACTAACCTCACCTCCATATACAATTCTGTTCACTCATCGCAATTTTGGTTGCTTTCACAATATATAAAATGGAATCTACTATCTAGCTCATTGACTATTGTGTTGTACAAACAACAACACGAAGCATTAGGAAACCCActcttgatgcattatctacaGCGGTAAAGCAGGGATGCATTACAATGAATCACTacacaaatataataaaagatgCTACATAAATACACATATTAAGAGGTACAAaggtgtttttttcttttctcttgatCGGTATGTTACACATGAACCTAGTGGGTCTTGATTGCACGACCTCACTCTCCACCTAACACTTACACGGGGAGGAATTGCCAGTTGAGCTAGAACTCATTAACAAAGgtactctcaagtctcaacatTTGCAAAGCCAATCCTGTATAGCAAGCCTCAGAGCATTATTAGGAGTAAGAAGCAAGTGACTCAATTTCAGATTGGTCATGGGAGAAGTATCATGCCCATTTTCCAACCATCCACGCAATGCTTCCCCTTCGTAAGTGAACCCATCTGCTGCCACCTGCGGGTCATGCATTATTTCCTGAAAGCAACCCATTAAACATGTAAGCCACACTTTTTATAAGACTGATATAAGACCGACTATGTTTTATGGTACTTGGTGCGGAAAGTGCAGAGAGATGTCTATTtcaatttagtttatttaattttggagtcaattatattttttattatccaattgtattttattttaggtcttAGCAGTTTAATGAGGTTTATTAGTAtggttatttaattttctagagaCAAGGGTACTTTTGCAATTCAATTATTAGGTTTCTTATGTCAATTAAAATTAAGGTTTCATATGTCAATCAGAATTAGGGTTTACGAATGAACCTTATTAATGAAAAGATAAGAGGGTGTCGCTTGAGAATTGAGATTGTTTGGTTATATGTAAAAGGAGAGCAACTAAGGCACTAGTGAGGAAGAATGATTTTATTTAAGTTGAGGGAGCAAAAAATGGTAGAAGAATacctaaaataacattagtagaagtaatagggaaaaagaaagaaaaacatgtTAATTAAGGAGATGAAAAAAGGTGATTTTTAATAGGATAAAATGGTTGAAAAGACTATGATTAGTCATTTTGAAATATCCTTAATTGATCCCAAAGTTTCAGGACTAAGATTTAGTTGTTGTATACACGGGTAATATTTGTCACAACACTTCCTGCAATGGGCAGATCCAAGTCATCCATTTTATAGAGTTCTCCGTGAGACTCATATGAGTCCTATATGGGATCTTTATAATGTGTCCAATGTGAACAATATGTTGTTGGGGAtgcttttctttctaattataTCTTCAACCCATGGCAGTTTGACGTTTTAGCTTTCATGGAGTTGCAGGATTTAAATAATCATGCTCTTGGTGGAACTTTACACTCACGAGACAATAAACTAGCCAAGTAAAGCACAGCTTAGCTCAGCATGGTTGAACcctttttttaagcccaagttGAGCTTGAGCACTACCTTAACACTAGTAGTTTTCTTGGCTGACCTAGAATCTTGCTTGGTTCAAATTTTGCAAAGCTATTTACGATAACTCCGATTGATAAGCATCAAAAGGTGATTGAAAACATGTCTAAGGCTACTGCACCCTATATTCAAGACCCAAGCAAGTTGACTGTCGAGCCCCAGTACATCTAGGCTTTAGCAACCAAGCTTGGAGTTCCAGCTTGTTCCTCCAATTATAAATATGGGTGAGCTCATGGGTCCTTTCAGATTAGGTGTTAGAGTCAGTCatgtttaccttttttttaattattataaaaaaaaaaaaaaaaaaaaaaaaaaaaaaaaaaaaaagcagcttGGTCTTTCAGCCTTAGCTTAATTTGTTAGGTTAGCGAGTTTGACTTCCCACAAGTTGCTTATTGGTTCATCAGCCAACCTAAATAACTAGGTCCATCACTAATTACCATATTGGTACCATTCCTCAACTCAAGTTCTAAACGAGAAGCATCACTTACCTGAAGTATAGGGCACAAGAAATAAGATGGCACTGGTCGCTCTTCGGAGACATGCAACTGCTCTAGTTCCCTCACTAGAGAAGGTGTCATATCTGGTCTATCCCTGCTGCTCAATTGACAACATTGCAGCCCCAGGTCTACCAACCGCCTTGCCACAAATGTAGGCCATTCTCCTGCTGATGAATCCAAAATTGATGCCAATTTCCCACATGAATCTGCCTTACGCACCTCAGCTGCTAACCCAGTTGGAAGCCTTCCTGTGAGTAGCTGCAGAATGATCAGCCCAAAGGAGTAAATGTCAGACTTGGGTGTCAGAACTCCAATTCTCTGAAACTCGGGATCTGTATACGTAAAAGCACCCTTGGGCTCCGTGCCCCGGCGGAAACTGGGGCAATGAAGGTTCTCCTCAGTTACTAGCCTGCAAAGCCCAAACTCACATATCTTGCAGCTTAGATCAGCATCTAGAAGTACATTGTCAGGTTTCAGATCACCATGGATGATCTTTTCTGGTTGGGAAGAGTGCAAGAAGCAAAGGGCACTAGAGATTTCAGCAATGATACGTGTTCGGGTATTCCATAGCAAGGGAGGATTATTGCTTTTTCGGAAAAGGTGGTTTTGGAGGCTCCCATTGGGCAAGTAATCATATACAAGAGACCAGGCTTCTGGGCATGCACCAAGCAACGTCACCAGATGAGGATGCTGGAGTTTTCCAAGAACTTGAACCTGCATGCACAAAAACAAAGGTTATTTCAAAAAGAATGAAAGGTATGGTATACTAGGCAGTAGGCATctaaaaaaagtaagaaaaactAAGTACCAACTCACTGCTAAATGTTGCCCAAGTTTTTTCCTTCAGAGGGGGGGGGGCATCTAGCTTAATGCTTATGTTTCTTAGACTAAAGTTCATGGACACATGATCGCACATCTCATAACACTCATTTGGATAATCTGGAAAAGAAAAGGTAGGTATTTAGAAGGATCCATACAGGGGAGTCCAATTGAGAGGCCTTTTCTTGTACGCACACCCCTGTGGCACACACAGGTTATCCAGATATTTAAAGCAGTATTTTAACAACCTGGCAAATTGACACATTATACAGATTGGCCCTGAAATTTTAAAAGGTTTACCAATTAATATACTCCATCTAAATggtttataaattaatataacaaCTACTAACAAAGGAAGTTTTGAATGTACAAGAAAGGCTCAAACATAGGGtgcataattttcttttcaaacttcTACATGAAGAGACACTGAGAGACTACTGAGCGCTGGGATTAGATCGGAAACCCCCAATGAATTGGCAGCAGCACGTGATTACCTACATATATATCATCAGCCCCAGCAGTGTGGTGTGGCATATACTTAGAACCACTTAAGTCTCAAAGTATTTGGAAATCCCCTATAGTTGCCTCTCTGGTAGTAAACTCCACCCCTTTAATAAAGAGGGAGTTCtctatgagaaaagaaaactatgGGAGAAGGCAAGTTACTTCTGAACCTTCAACAGAAAGTTGTAGAAAAAATAGGGTATAGAGCACAAAAAGCGCAGTATGGCATTAGAAATTGGAGGCACTGTATctatttgaaagttcaaatgaATCAAATCAATACTTAAGCTTGCATGGTAGTTCAACATAATACATAAAAGCATCCCTAAGTTTTAAAAGTCTACAAGAGTCTCAATAACTATTTTAgtagagagaaatagagaggagagaaaaggaGCTTTACCTCTTGTTGAAACTCTGATGGTCCTTGCATGCTATGAGGGTTGAACTTCCTTATAGCAACAGTTCTACCAAACATTTCCCCCTTGTAAACAGAACCATATCCTCCCTGCCCAAGCTTGAAGCTCTCAGAAAAATTGCATGTAGCAGTTTGCAGATCTGACAATGAAAATACTGCTAACTCAGGCAATTCATCAACAAAGCCAATGAGCCCATTGCAGTTAGCAGCTCCAGCTTGTCCACGTCTCCACCTTTCAAGCCAGCGCAGGGCTTCTGTTTTCTGATGACGGATCCTCTGCTTCTCCTGCCGTAGAGTTGAAATGGATGCCTGAATCAAATTTAGTTCTCCAACTACTTCATCACACCTACGGTTTGCTTCCTGTGCACGACTATCTAGAAGAGCAACATTTCTCATGGTTCTTTGTAGCTCTCTAGTtacttcttctctttcttccaaTACCTTTTCTTGTTCTTGTATTGTTGTTCTCAGTGCATCCTCACCCTCCTTCCTCAGCTTAACTTCATGTGCATGGGCAGATTCAAAGACTCTGATCTGAGGACATAAAAAATTCTGAGGTTGAAAGATGACTCACAAGAttctaagggtctgtttggattgagcttatttttgctgaaactgaaaacactgtagcaaaataatttttaaatgtgtgaatagtgctgtgagatccatttttaatgaaaaagttgctgaaaagtgataTTTGTGGGTCTTATGTACTGTTCACAGGGCTAATAAAAGTGACGAAAAAGTAGGAAAAGTGCGGCTACtgctcatgaacagtaaccgctgTCCCCTGCTGCAgctgaccaaaaaaaaaaaaagagaaaacgcaACACAAAACGCAGACATGAGattcagcccaatccaaacgggTACTAAGTCAATAACGGATTATTATTTGTAGTGTATATTTTCATCATCATTTGAATGCATTGCCAAACCTTTAAATAAGTGATAAAATCCTAGTGTATTCTTGTCCTAGAAAGTTTGCGGCACAATTTTTGTCACTTGCCAGAATCCATTTTGTAAGTTTAGATAGGTCCTATTGTATCCCATGGGCCCAACAGGCTTCCAATggatcccccccccccccccacccccaaaaaaaaaaaaaaaaaaaatcaaatcatgtGAGCatgtaaatattattataacCTTTTGTTCTTTTCCTATTCTTTTCAAGCAATTCTTTAAAAGACATAAGAGACGGAACTTTATACTTCACAACAAGCAAAAATCAATacagttttcaatttcttaCACTAAAAAGGAGCATAATTATGCTTGTAAATAACAGGAAAATGAACatatttgtagtttattttaTCACACGCTATAAACTAAAAGCCTTTCCCAAAATCTATTTTGCCTCCGTAACTCTTAGGAACCGTGATATTGTAAATTGCAAATCCCTACAATGAAGAATGGACATCAAGCTCATGCTTACCTTGCTGATAGCTTCAACAGCTTCCATTTCCAATTTTTTACGCTTCATTATTTCTGCAAACACCTCATTCATTGATGCCTCAGCTTCTATCTTGGCTTCTGTTAGCTGGTCATACAAGCTCATTTCGTCAACCCTTGGATCAGAAATTGCAGAGACCATTCTCCCAggagaattattttcaaaactggTGCTTGTAGATGGTGGAAAAAATGAACTCTGGAGATTGTGAGGGGAGTAGGATAAGATGGGCAATGAAAGCTCTTCGACATGAACTGTATCACCCAGAACACAATTGCTGCTTCCAgcaaaatgtgtaaatttatcAGAAAAGAATGAAACACTTTCTGGATGGATTGCATTACTTTTACTGTATTGAAAAGATTTGGATCTCAAAGTTTCTGCAGTTGTAATCTCAGGTTGACTAGATGGAGACAAAGCATTTGGGACTTCAGAAGCTTCTCTCGTCCACATATGTTTCCCTTTCTTGACAAACCATATTTCACAGAATGAGGGAGCATTTTTGGCAGCATAATTTGCCTTTCTGGAGCTCTTTTTCACCTTCACGCAACTGTTCAAAACCGTTAGAATGGAAGAACagaatacacacacacacgcaatTTCAACCAGCCAACTAGTGGAAACTCTAATGAAAAGGACACAACACATGGGAACAGAGTATAGAGAAATCCCAGTGTGTACAGAAGAGCAACTGTTgagaaaacagaaaagaaacTCACTGATACATTTTGCTAAGTCGCAACTCTAACATGCCCATGTTTGTTTGTATGGTatgaaaaagcaaaagaatccaagttgaacattttttttatagggaaaaaaatctGCTACTATCATCTGAGTAATACACACACcaaaactatatatatgtagctttaaaaaactatatatataacctgacaaaagggagggggggggaatatatatatataacttagaAGATTAGAAAATATGATAATTAGATTTCCATAGAGGACGATGATATGACAGATGGACCACTTACGTTTCAGGCACAGCCCCCATCACAAGCTTCCTAATACCATGTACGTTCACCAGATCTACAATTCCTTTCTGAACTTGGTCAGCTTCTATTGTAACAAAGCTTGCTTTCACCTATAAAGCAAGCAAGATGAGTCCAGTAAATAATCGACTCAGTAaggaaagaaaatcaaatattcTTGACCtaagaatttataattttacatcAGTTTCAGTTATTAAGAAATTCTCATTTTTGGAAATGCAAAAGATAGCTCTTAATGTTTCCTGTAAATGACATTTTCAggaaaaattttaagcaaaatCTCTGGCTAAATACTTCACTTGCATCATCTtgatttttccctaaaaaatgaGATTGGAAGCCTACCACTAGAAATGTAGGAAAAGTGAGGCAAATTCAACTAATGCAGGGCATACACTCATGTTGAAACAGATACTTCAGAGTCCCCAACTATTTGGAAAGAACTGACCATATAAAATGAGGAGGGTTACATCAAAAAAAACTGTAGAGTATAGAGCAAAGCTGTCAATGCCATAGCAAAGGCCATTTCTATTTGGCTAgggaaacaaaatattttggtaccaATCGTCGCAGTCGATATCATagctgttatatatatatatatatatatatatatatatggttagaAGTTAGAAACCATGTAAATTTTAAGAGTCCTTATAAATGCGAACCCATTCCCAACCTAAAACAATGTTGACCATGTGGCCCTAATCAATCTTGGTATCtaactttataataaaaatgatactTAATTACACTTTTGACTTAGAGTTTggaattgttttcattttgaattttttattttggtccaccaagtttgattatgtttttaaaattccCTTTTGTCCATCTTCGCAACTAAAATATCCactaaaagagagaagaaactACATCATTTTGTTGGCACTTAATGGCCAGATCAATCACAAAGATAAAAAGGACCGTTTGGAAAACATAATCAAACTTggtggaccaaaatgaaaaatctcaaactttaagGATGAAAAGTGTAAGAATGATTACACATGACCTAAGGGAGAAAGTCAGAAAAgaccaagaagaagaaaacaaagaagaagaagaagaagaggaatgtCATTAGcggagagaagagaaagaagaaaagaattagCACTGTAGCATATATGAAATTTTTGCAGTCCCAGATTGTATTACAGCCCAGAACTGCTATAACTGGTACAAGCCAAAATAGGCCAGTACTTAAAATTGAAATGTTTCAGGATGGCTTAACTGTAATTGTTTAGTAACCAGTATAAAATTTTTCGATAGTACCAACCCATACGGTACGGTATGGAATCAAAACTTTGGCAtaggttgtttttttttgagCTTTCTCTTTTTGGATAAACTTTCCTACAAAATTATCATTACTACTATAATTGGAGTAGCCCCCTTTGGTGTCCAGTTTACAAATGCCTCAAAATACCCTCACTTTATAGTAATAACCAACTTGAGgtcaaaaaaaggaaagaataaaaaaaaatcgtaaaaatATTGGCACATTTTAAAGGAATGTTTAACATGCTTTATAATTgaaaaccaatcaaattataacTGATAACTGCCCATGACTTAGCAAATTCTCCAATTATTGCTCACTACATGGCTTGgcaattaatttttgaaatccAAACACTTTCTAACTCTTATATAAAACTGCTCTGAACCACTATCCTAAAATTTGACTTTCATCATGATTGGAATACatacaataacaacaacaacaacaaagccttcatctcaaatttttggggttggctatggatcctcaatagattaGTTAGGGTCtgccacatgtattcttttccttcattaTATTCTATCTGAAATTATACTCTCTGTTACTTTCTTAATTGAtatgtccttttttattttttccactaatgttattttttgatTCCTACCTTTTTTTGTTCCCTCAACTTGAATCAACTAACTCTTTCTTATCGGTGCATTAATCACTCTCCTTTGAACATGACCGAATCATCTCACGCGACtctccctcatcttttcatcaataggggAAACCCCTATCTTTAAGAGGATTTTCTCAACATTTAGTATCATAGAGCATAGTTGGTCGTATAATagtcttataaaattttctctttaactTAATAGGTATTCTACAATCATACAATGCTCTTGATGTGCTTCTCCACTTCATCCACACTACTCTTATCCTATGATTCACACTCTAAATCTCTAAATCTCTCTatctttatgaattattgatttGAAAACTCTCACTCTTTTGTATCTCCTGACCGTCCAATCTTACTGTtgatttttctatgtttttacttttactaaATTTACATTCTATGTACTTTGTTTTAACCCTACTTAATTGAAACCCTTTAGATTCTAGTGCGTCTTGCCAAATTTCTAACTTGGCATTAACTCCACTTCTACTTTCATCCGGGAAAAGCATATACCAAGGAAAAACCACAACTTGAGAAACAAAAGTTAGAACACACTTCTCATTAATGCAGCAACTTTTGACGCTAACAATCAACATCAAGAGTATTATTGCTTCATCAAACTCCAAGAAAACTCAAAGTATTCATAAAGCTGATTTTGCCTCATACACAGAAGGCTATACACTTTTATGATGGTAGACTGCAAAGAAAGTggtgaaaaaagaagaatcacAAAGAGTTGATGGAACAATCACAATACAGATGATCccaatcaaattaaatttctgCATGGAAACTGCATAAAATCAGTAATTACAATAACAATAAGCACAGAGAGATAAACACCTTTTCTGCATTGCAAAGGCTCACGTAAGATCCTAAGAGCTTCACTGTCTGTGCCCATTCCTCCTTTCTATATGCAGCCACTACTTCACCACTTGCTTTACTTGCCGGTAATTTTCCCACTGCACGAAATTTGTGattcaaaaaaacaatctagcTTACTCAAAATGctaagaaaatgaaggaaagtaAAAGAAACTGATATGATGAATCTCAAATCTTCATCCAAATTTACAAAACATAATATCTCAGCCAGTATACTAACAAAATctcagaaaagaaaaggaaggtaATCACATCTCATATCTTCgttattaattattactacTGTTTTTTTTCAACACCCACTTGACAAAGTAAAAACTTTTTATGTAAACTTAACTGACATATCCACAACAAAGTATACCCTAATTAAAATTCCCCACAAATATATCAGAATTTCAAGGAACATTTTTAAATTCAGCAAAAGCTCAAAAATCTGAGTTAAACGCACCCATATACTTAAAACAATTACACACAGCACAAGAATTTCAATCAAACCCCACAATTTCtaaaacataaaccaaacacacccacaagactttaagtaaaaaaaattgaaaatccaacaCAAAATTCAGAGACCCATTAACGAAAAACAATGAAGAAGCAAGTCAAAGAAACTTACAAAGTGTAGGAATCTGATGAGAAGGCTGATGAACATGAATTACACAAATTTCTTGGTCCCGAAAGTTCTTGCATGACCATTGAAGCAAAGCCACAGCTCGCTCCATAGACTTACCGACCGCCACATGTACTTTTTCATGATCTCttgctgcttcttcttcatGATCTCCTGCTTCCTCTTGAATATATGGAAGCTGAGGTTGTGAACTCATCTCCGGGTGAAACCCGTACCCGAAGTTAGACCCGGAAGAAGGG
Protein-coding regions in this window:
- the LOC115995383 gene encoding epsin-3 isoform X1, coding for MSILSKNTSSNMMGTSSFHELKKQASFFFKEKIKTARLALTDVTTAQLMTEEATSGNPWAPDMPTLGSISKAAFELEDYTRIVEILHKRFLKFERKNWRVSYNSLIVLEHLLTQGPESVAGEFRSDKDVISEMESFQYIDEKGFNWGLTARKKAERILKLLEKGPLLKEERDRARKLTRGIQGFGSFSHRPSSAESVLRESPSFTTFGRSNSQFNSQGNQENQFSNSKKGLCKEVQRPQQSHQVEIMLESNSNKGLCKEVQRSQQSHQVEIMLESSNNIENEKSLDGLCNTKVLEKAETQTSFKENTAPDKEELHIWNPTGESNPLLDDKKNESRIEMSMEEDHPFNETQNQTTASLLLKI
- the LOC115995383 gene encoding epsin-3 isoform X2, with protein sequence MSILSKNTSSNMMGTSSFHELKKQASFFFKEKIKTARLALTDVTTAQLMTEEATSGNPWAPDMPTLGSISKAAFELEDYTRIVEILHKRFLKFERKNWRVSYNSLIVLEHLLTQGPESVAGEFRSDKDVISEMESFQYIDEKGFNWGLTARKKAERILKLLEKGPLLKEERDRARKLTRGIQGFGSFSHRPSSAESVLRESPSFTTFGRSNSQFNSQGNQENQFSNSKKGLCKEVQRSQQSHQVEIMLESSNNIENEKSLDGLCNTKVLEKAETQTSFKENTAPDKEELHIWNPTGESNPLLDDKKNESRIEMSMEEDHPFNETQNQTTASLLLKI
- the LOC115987036 gene encoding U-box domain-containing protein 33-like; its protein translation is MELLQPSHPLHHGIGTNTLYGFPSSGSNFGYGFHPEMSSQPQLPYIQEEAGDHEEEAARDHEKVHVAVGKSMERAVALLQWSCKNFRDQEICVIHVHQPSHQIPTLLGKLPASKASGEVVAAYRKEEWAQTVKLLGSYVSLCNAEKVKASFVTIEADQVQKGIVDLVNVHGIRKLVMGAVPETCVKVKKSSRKANYAAKNAPSFCEIWFVKKGKHMWTREASEVPNALSPSSQPEITTAETLRSKSFQYSKSNAIHPESVSFFSDKFTHFAGSSNCVLGDTVHVEELSLPILSYSPHNLQSSFFPPSTSTSFENNSPGRMVSAISDPRVDEMSLYDQLTEAKIEAEASMNEVFAEIMKRKKLEMEAVEAISKIRVFESAHAHEVKLRKEGEDALRTTIQEQEKVLEEREEVTRELQRTMRNVALLDSRAQEANRRCDEVVGELNLIQASISTLRQEKQRIRHQKTEALRWLERWRRGQAGAANCNGLIGFVDELPELAVFSLSDLQTATCNFSESFKLGQGGYGSVYKGEMFGRTVAIRKFNPHSMQGPSEFQQEVQVLGKLQHPHLVTLLGACPEAWSLVYDYLPNGSLQNHLFRKSNNPPLLWNTRTRIIAEISSALCFLHSSQPEKIIHGDLKPDNVLLDADLSCKICEFGLCRLVTEENLHCPSFRRGTEPKGAFTYTDPEFQRIGVLTPKSDIYSFGLIILQLLTGRLPTGLAAEVRKADSCGKLASILDSSAGEWPTFVARRLVDLGLQCCQLSSRDRPDMTPSLVRELEQLHVSEERPVPSYFLCPILQEIMHDPQVAADGFTYEGEALRGWLENGHDTSPMTNLKLSHLLLTPNNALRLAIQDWLCKC